One genomic window of Anaplasma centrale str. Israel includes the following:
- a CDS encoding TrbC/VirB2 family protein — translation MLKLRFLLIAGVFTWSILHGVPAGAQGGGTNSSDADDTATKVICNVIGFVQKLGLPIMTGVILGSSIMAIFGKLAWPAIVMLVVFTAIFFGAGKLMAKFAAGLGDTGVDANKFDCKDGGRAVSGKSG, via the coding sequence TTGCTTAAACTTAGATTCTTACTGATTGCTGGAGTCTTCACATGGAGTATCCTCCATGGTGTACCTGCTGGGGCTCAGGGTGGTGGTACTAATAGTAGTGATGCTGATGATACAGCGACTAAGGTTATATGTAATGTTATAGGGTTTGTACAGAAGCTTGGACTACCAATCATGACAGGAGTGATATTAGGTTCCAGCATCATGGCTATATTCGGTAAACTAGCATGGCCTGCAATTGTAATGTTAGTTGTATTCACAGCTATATTCTTTGGTGCCGGTAAGCTAATGGCTAAGTTTGCTGCAGGGTTGGGCGATACAGGTGTAGATGCCAATAAGTTTGACTGCAAGGATGGTGGCAGGGCAGTGAGTGGTAAGAGTGGTTAG
- a CDS encoding ComF family protein — translation MLLLRAVVSKICDALFPDICANCRTIIPRGKVVCDACTRAIRFLWEDFCVVCGAVAQRHTNTCAGCAARPTHISAINSVFVYDECSKNMVLRLKFGDDLFHVRAYARWMCERGKAVLEGADILVPVPMHRVRLMHRKYNQAALLAQAVGKLRKIPTEVLLLKKSKDTPPQHGLAATARRKNVCASFTVADTDKVRGKVIVLIDDVITTGATIAACASALADTGAREIRAVTLCRTLL, via the coding sequence TTGCTGTTGCTCAGAGCCGTAGTTAGCAAGATTTGCGATGCGCTGTTCCCCGACATATGCGCGAATTGTCGCACAATAATCCCGCGCGGGAAGGTTGTGTGTGACGCCTGCACGCGGGCAATTAGGTTCCTATGGGAGGACTTCTGCGTTGTGTGCGGGGCCGTGGCACAGCGACATACCAATACATGTGCTGGGTGCGCAGCTAGGCCCACGCATATATCGGCCATCAACTCCGTGTTTGTGTACGACGAATGCAGTAAAAACATGGTGCTACGGCTCAAATTTGGTGACGACCTGTTCCATGTTAGAGCATACGCGCGTTGGATGTGCGAAAGGGGCAAAGCGGTGCTGGAAGGTGCGGATATTTTAGTGCCGGTGCCTATGCATAGGGTACGTTTAATGCACAGAAAATACAACCAGGCGGCCCTGCTGGCCCAGGCTGTAGGCAAGTTGCGCAAGATTCCTACGGAAGTTCTATTACTCAAAAAGTCAAAAGATACTCCGCCTCAGCACGGTTTGGCTGCAACTGCTAGAAGGAAAAATGTTTGTGCGTCCTTCACGGTTGCCGACACGGATAAGGTGCGCGGGAAGGTCATAGTACTGATAGACGACGTAATAACCACAGGGGCCACCATTGCGGCATGTGCGAGCGCGCTTGCAGATACAGGTGCACGTGAGATCCGTGCTGTGACGCTTTGCCGGACCCTACTATAA
- the dapE gene encoding succinyl-diaminopimelate desuccinylase translates to MLTFVFFVGVRVDDPVSLACRLMSYPSVTPDRSGAIPFLAELLSDLGFRCEILSFGNGDVEVKNLYAQYGNGHPNLCFAGHTDVVPPGGTWRTDPFSPQVKDGMLYGRGASDMKAAICAYISAVARLDSVPGCLSFLITGDEEGRWREYGTKSVLDWMTKNGICPDYCVLGEPSSRKRLGDCISIGRRGSLNCELSCRGVQGHVAYPELAHNPIDDVLCILRKIKDTTLDSGTDHFPPSHCEITSIDVGNDVENLIPSSATAAFNIRFNDLHTAESLYRDMDAICASVTSNYTLSHRCFGGASISQPSCYTATLCEVVKEVTGLDARLITDGGTSDACIISSFCPVAELGLPSGTAHKVDECVSVADVLTLAEIYHRFINRFFAVAQSRS, encoded by the coding sequence ATGCTAACCTTTGTCTTTTTTGTGGGTGTGCGCGTGGACGACCCAGTGTCGCTGGCCTGTAGGCTCATGTCTTATCCTAGCGTTACGCCGGATAGAAGCGGTGCCATACCGTTCCTGGCCGAGCTGTTGTCGGATTTGGGGTTCAGGTGCGAAATTCTATCCTTTGGAAATGGCGATGTAGAGGTGAAAAACCTATACGCGCAATACGGAAACGGCCATCCCAATTTGTGTTTCGCTGGCCACACTGACGTGGTGCCGCCTGGGGGCACCTGGCGTACTGATCCATTCTCCCCGCAGGTGAAAGACGGTATGCTATACGGCCGTGGTGCATCCGACATGAAGGCTGCGATTTGCGCGTACATTTCTGCGGTTGCCCGGCTGGATTCGGTGCCTGGGTGCCTTAGCTTTCTTATTACAGGTGATGAGGAGGGGCGCTGGCGGGAGTATGGAACCAAATCTGTTTTAGATTGGATGACAAAGAACGGGATTTGCCCGGACTACTGCGTGTTGGGAGAGCCCAGTAGCCGTAAGCGTTTGGGAGATTGCATATCCATAGGGCGCAGGGGTTCCTTAAATTGTGAGCTGTCGTGTCGTGGCGTACAGGGGCATGTCGCATATCCGGAGCTGGCGCATAACCCCATAGACGATGTGCTTTGTATCTTGCGTAAGATCAAAGACACCACCCTGGATAGTGGTACCGACCACTTTCCTCCCTCGCATTGCGAGATAACAAGTATTGACGTTGGCAATGATGTGGAGAATTTAATCCCGTCGTCCGCCACTGCGGCGTTTAACATAAGGTTTAATGACCTCCATACCGCGGAATCTCTATACCGGGACATGGACGCAATATGCGCCTCAGTGACAAGCAACTACACGCTCTCCCATAGGTGCTTTGGCGGTGCATCTATCAGTCAACCCTCTTGCTACACAGCAACTTTGTGTGAGGTTGTAAAGGAGGTAACCGGGCTGGATGCAAGGCTGATTACGGATGGAGGGACGTCCGATGCATGCATCATTAGTAGCTTTTGCCCAGTAGCCGAGCTCGGCTTGCCCAGCGGTACTGCCCACAAAGTAGATGAATGCGTGTCAGTTGCAGATGTGCTAACACTTGCGGAGATATATCACAGGTTCATTAACAGGTTTTTTGCTGTTGCTCAGAGCCGTAGTTAG